agaaaacaaagcagaaccaGATCAAGAATGCAGCCTTCCCATCTCCCTTTTGACCAGACGtttattctgtaaaatattCGCCACCTCTCGCTGTGACATCGCAGCATTTCCCTGTGTTTTGGAGATGCTGATTATAATGAACTGCAAATATGGAACACTCAGACAGCCAGCTCACACAAATACATTACAGTCCCTCATAGTGGAAGACAGGGAGCCACCACAAATGTacacaaacagcaaattttagCTTTTCAGCAGGCAATGAACAGACAATGAGTTATTGTGTGTCTTCCTCTCTGCAATTATCTTCCTTTTGGAATGCATCTCTTGCCAGCTCTCTATCAGTCGTGTGTAGGACGACTCTAACAGCACAAAGTAACATCTCTTAGGAAATAAGATGCGTTAAAAAGTCCGCTACTGGTGTATATATAGCATACTATATCTAATTTCAAGCTTACACTTCGTGAGTCCTGatctttctgctcttctttggCTGATGCAAGGAAAGCTTATGCATACACTGAACTGCTGGTTTGTGCTCAGGCTGATCAATGGCTACAATATATTACCACTGTAAACAGAAATCCCCCGAGGTCAGGACAGCCAAAACATCCTTACACACTCATGCTTACCAATTTGATTGCTTAACTTATGGAAAAACACACCAAAGTTATGCAGTACGGCCCTAGAGCACAAATGTACCTCGTGGAACTGGACGTGATGTTGGTGTTTTGTGTGCTGTAAATTAGAAaagaaatgacctcaagttaaAAATAGAGACAGACAAGACAGCTTTGAGACAGACAAGATGGCCACGCCGGCATCCCGGATTATCCCAGGTAAAAAGAACTCTTTTCCCACTAACAACAATCAACAGACACATTTCGCTCGCAGGCAGGACCTGGCTGCTGTAGTGTagcttggttttatttatgtCCACAAATAGTTcgaaaaaattacaaaatactCAAATGGAGAGAACACAGAAGTCACGATTTTCTGGGTTTCTACTCTGTTTACACTGTGTTATCCCATGGCAAACTACTCATATATACATTAAGCTTCaagatatatataaatgtaGCAGTCAGAATGTACACTCTGCTTTAACGGTGCAGTGAAACAAGCTCAACCATGACAACATAGAACAAGAGAGACGTTTCAAAAACActaaagtaaaatttaaaaataaactttgaaaacagaggaaaaataagagagatttataaaagaaaaccaacaggTCTGGGTTGTTTTAACAGGGCATCAAACACCAAGATGGCTTCAGAAACCACTGCATGTAAAGTTGTAGTTAATCATTGCTCTAACATGGAAGAAATTCAGTGCTTATTTGCTGAATAACGTGAACAAGAAACTCCCACAAATTATCAGAATGcttttctaaatttaaaaataagaaagaaaaagctgaatgaACTGCTTTTGAACAGACTGCAAacttcagctggaaaataaaagagaggaCCATCGGAGGcaattagcttttcttttttttttaataagaactatagctaaaaataacagcaaaagaGAAGGATCGGAAGAAATGGCTGAAGTGGCTGAACTCCCCCAAGCTCCCGAATTCCACACGGTAAAAACAAGGAGGGGAAGCTTAACTGAAATGTGCCTGATTCGACCTTTAAAGTCAAGCGAGGCACTCTCTCTGCTGAGCAGACTGCTCTCACTACCTGCCCACTGTTAGCAGAAGCAAAACCCACTTATTACTCAGAAGAAAACCATTTCACCTGACCACTGCAGACAGCAACTGAAGGCTTTACCGTCCTCGATTCTAGATTGACCTCACGCTTTCCAAATCTCAGTAATACTCACTAGCTGCTCCTCCTAACAGAGTTCAAACAGAGCGGGTGCAACTCATTAAACGCTACTGCAGGTCTTTTGCACTGAGAAATCTGGAATGgaggacagaaaaaaaggaaggtcaaCATCAGGTGAAATAGGTCTCCTTCCTCTCCTATTGCCTTAAGCAGAGCTAGAGTACCTCAATGCAAATGGTAAATTCATGTTACTGACCGTCCGCCAGCGATCTTCGGGCACTGAGAGTGGTTTGAGACCGTGAGGTGGATGAAGCGCTGTGCGTGCCCTGCCTTCCATCAGATTATGATTAACTACAAGCTTATCACGCGTGGCTCGGAACAGTCCTATGACACAACCATCACACAGAACAGTCTACAACAGCAGAGAGAGCACTCGTGAGTTGAGAGAGAGAATGGGGGGAACTTGTGCACCAGCAGAATAAACAACAGCCAGCAGATCAGATGTCCATCGGCTGCATCGCCCGCTGCTCTGGCAAAGAAAATTCATGgcaaaacagtgaaaacaaattaaaaatctgcCTAGACAGTAAGCGGAGTTGTCTCCTAAATAATGCTCACTGGCCTGTGTATTCCTCTCCTTTTACCATCCACATGGGAATCAGCCAACAGGAGTTATTCCGCAAGGACCTGGTGTGTTGGGAGTCAGTAAATGTTACTGTCCATATATCTGGTTAATTCCGAAGCGTTAAGTTCCTGAGATACAGAACACTGGTGGCAGTTAAAAAGTGTTTgcttacaaaaccaaaactaaaacagtcaaagagaaaatacagactGGTCTTTGCAAAAGAACTTCAAGAATACTCAGCTGCCTATCCACGTTTCTTAAGAACATATCAAACCTAAGAGGCCAGAAAGAGCACGTCCTCCAAAAATATCTGCGTGCATACAAAATTCTGGCTGTGCTAGTTTGAGCCAtggaaaagcttaaaaaagaGATTTTAGAACAGATTATTTCTTTGAACTTTTGCCTAAAGTCTAAAACCAATGGAGTTAGATTAAGTTTCAAAAGGTAATAGGAAAGAGACGTATTATGGCCACATTGACAACGAACCCTTGACGGAGGCATCAAAAGGGGAAGCTGGTTCCAAGGGACACCTGGACTGCTGAGAAACCCAACTCCACAGAAAGCATCTGCAGAACAGAGAGATGTAACACTAACGAAAAACCCCACGAACCCAAACGAGCCAAGAAACAGGAACAGAAACAGTCATTTGCAACGTTATCCCTGCAACTCCCTTTAATGCTTATTGTTGGTAACAAACCAAATTTCAAGCTTTTATCCATTTGAAATTATTGATACCCAGCGTCCCCTTTAATTAAAGggataattatatatatatattttattaaaaaatcaacTCTGTATTCTGTCAATACCAGGTAGGAATTCACAATTTGTGATGGTACTGAAAATCAAGATAAACATTTctggagttttgttttgctttgtttctccccTCTACCCAAAAAAGTTATTTACAGACTTAAAAAGCCATGCTGCAGAACTGAGCTCTCTTTAAAATCATGAAGATTTCCTacaatgtattaaaataaaagtagattttaattattatagCACTTGCATTCAGAGCTTGTTATGTCACCTACTTGCaatccttgttttttttttaatagtatagATGCATTGAGTGTCTCTTTACGCACAGTGACTCGTGTTGTGAACCTGATTCTAGCACCTACTCAAACCAAActagtaagaaaaaggaaagaaaacaggaaaacaaaaaaagaacaaagaagaacaaaaaaaaaaaccaagattGCAGGAAGTTCTCTGAATATTCCACACAGTCCTGTATTTTCAATAGGCTTCTGAATACGTTGTCATGCAGGGAGACCCACACCAGTCTTGAGAAATCTTCTCTACAAATGAACACTATGCTGATAAGTCTCTACTTGTCGGGTggttgttttaaatatataaagaaatctttataagatattcttttccttttgtagcTCTTATTGTATGTAAAAATGTTCTGCTCCTTCCCAAGGACTAGGGTTTCCACAGCCAgcattacaaataaataatttattacaaCTGTTTGTCGCCTTCTTTCTTCAGTCgactgaaagagaaagaaaaactcatTTTAACAAAGCGAAGGAGGCGTCGTGACGCTTCAGAGAGAACTCGCCTTCCTGCCAACCCCGTGGCTGTTTAATGTGCTGCTTCCTAAACGTCCTCGCTCCCCACAGACACGGTGgcttttgtttctccttcttGACATATTGCCAGCGGTCACTGCAAACAGGAGGTGAGGTGGTGGCCAAGCAGAGAACCACCCTATTATCCACACCATATACTGTGGAGAAAGAACTCGCATGATTCATCCAGGCATTCTCAGTTGAGAATGCAGGATCTGTATTATTCATGCATTTCATCTTCCTACTGTCTTTAGTAATTTCTTAAGATTTAGTGAACTCTTCCCCTCTTCTCATTCATAAAGCTTTTATCCATCCTCCTCCACTGATCTCAAGAGAGATGTGGAAGCAGCAATCGTAGTATCATACTAAAAACACCAATCAGAGGTAATTCTGCAATGTAAGACTCAACTAGTTTACATCCTGTGCCAGTAATTTGGATGTGGGTTCCAATCTGCCCTATCACCTATGCTCAACTAAGTCTTAGTAGAGCTTTACCATCCTCCATAATTGCGTGAGGCCAGTAACCCAGCCCCTAGTTAGAAAGGCAGTAATTcacaagaaaaaagacagaatgtGGAGAAAGACAAAGGGAGTTGTAGCACCCCTGAGCCCCCCAACGCCTTCACCGCGCCTCTCACCTGTAATAATCTTCCTGACTCGGTAGATGCCCGCCGTGCATGTGAGGATGGCCGTGCAACCACTGCTGCTCCATGGCcagtctctgcagctctgctgactGGGCGTGCATGGCCTGCAGCTGGTGGGCCGCTGACATGGGCGGTGGAATGGCACCGGGCAGGTCTCGCGGATACGGAGTACCTAGGAAAGAGATGCTCGCTTTTAAACACTTATGAGGCCTGCAAAgagttcacagaatcccagaatgtcagggggttggaagggccctggaaagctcatccagtgcaatccccccatggagcaggaacacccagatgaggttacacaggaaggtgtccaggcgggttggaatgtctgcacagaaggagactccacaacccccctgggcagcctgggccaggctctgccaccctcactgggaagaagtttcttctcaaatttaagtggaacctcttgtgttccagtttgaacccattgccccttgtcctatcactggttgtcactgagaagagcctggctccatcctcctgacactccccctttagatatctgtaaccatgaatgagtcacccctcagtctcctcttgtccagctccagagccccagctccctcagcctttcctcataagggagttGTCCCATGaatctttcttttccctaaaCCAACCAACCTCTGCCTGTAACCCAAGTTACAGCTCAACTCCTCTCCCAAGAAACGCTAAGACCCAGAAGAAAAGTTAAAGATGACAGTTGAGATCCAGAGCCAACCTTCATAAAGGACCATAAAATGCTCTCACCAAAGACTGGATGTCGGAGCATTTCATGCTCGTGAGGTGGCTGCCCTAGCAATGGGTTGGGGATGGTCCCAGGTGGGTAGGGAAAACGTGCCAAATGGGGTCCAGCTGCTAAAGGATCCACCAGCGGGTGAACAGGTCCTGCTGAACctttaaaagaaggaaagaaagcaagcaatcAACTGCTTTGGGAAGTACCGCTCACTGTTGGAAGATCAAATGCCCTGTTAGTCTTGAGCTGGATCGTCACTGGCCTAACTGGCATGTAATTACCAGGAACCAATCCAATCTGAAACCCACTTTTCTGTCTTCAAGTGACATCTGCTTACCAAACAGTCTTAACTGTTCAAGCACAACCCAGGGGCTTTcagtttctacagaaaaaagaaattcacaAAGCAATAGGGAAAAACAGCAAAGATGGTCAACATTTAGAAAAATTTCACCAAAACTCTCTCCTATTTCCCCTTTACACAAATAAAATTGAAGGATCTCTAGTGGCATTTAGTACAAAAGCATTTAAGCATCCTCCCGACTTTACGAATACTACCTGATGGCCAAAACGAAACCCTTCGTTTGCAAAAGATGACACTGTCACCACCCTGCAGACAGCCTCTGATGCCACTTTACCAATATGATGAAAAAAGACACCGGCAAACctgaaaaatacttatttatcAGCCTCTCTGCAATCTCAGCACGTTAGGCTGTTAGCAGACTGCAGAGGAACCACAAATGGGAGGAATACAGCTCCGGTAACACAACTCTCCCTCAGCTGCTATCTGAAACGTGTGGTCACGTTACACTCTGTTCAGAACTACCTGAAACATTCAGGAGCCCCTCACTGTATTGTAACCTGGCGGCCAAGATTAAAGCCACATTACTTTTCAAATACAGTTAATAGCCTTGACAATTGATTGACCTGGCTTTGTGTCTTGCTAGACTGAGAGTGACAACGCACTTGCCAGATTTTTGTCCAGAACAAATAACCGGGGAGCACCTGGACTTACCTGCACAGAGGTGCTGACTTACCTGACAACAGAGTCCTTGTACAGACATGATCTATGACAAATTCCTTCTGCTATAAACGGGGTATGCCAACCTGCCTCAAACTGTGATTTGTGCAGTCTCAGACAGCAGGTTTAATGCTGATACTCAGCGCTATCATCTCCTCCCTGTAACCCCCATCCTTAACAGTCTCACAAGACCCTGCTCGTTCCTTGCTATACAAtctggctctgcagcagcactgcaacTCCTTCCAAACTCCAAAACACAGACGTCCCAGCTCCGTTTAACGCACACTGCTCTGAAGTGAAGTATGCTATATCCGCTCGCACAAACACCACATTTGCAGCCAGCTGCACCAGACGCTGCACTTCCAACTACTtggaatttttcttccttccttagCAGCCACCGCACCTGATGCCTTGCTTGCTGTGCGCTCTCCAGTCTGCCACCAGAAAATCAGAACAATTCTGCTTCCAGACAAGTAACCACTTCCAGAAGAGTAACCATGCAGCTTGCTTTAGAAATGAGCAAGGCATCAAGCCATTTTTGAGACTATTACATAGTTTGGGAAAAAGATTTCCACACATAAAAATACACTGTAGCTAAAAAGATGACAACCCCTCAATGTACATGGCTCTTGTGAGAATTGCAATAGAGAATTTCAGCTCAACTAAGGCCAGATGGTTGGCACATCAAATGGCCAAAGAGATGAAGTGTTTCTCtcctatttttttccagctcctaTATGGAAACACCAGTTTCAGCTCCTTACCAGCTATAACTCATACCGTAAGAGCCATTAGCAGTGTTAGCAGTTCCGTGACATCTCTCCTGACAAATTCCCTTCACCCACTGTATGCCAGACGTCACCGTAAGCTGGTGCTCTAGGACACCAGtactgaaaaaacccaaaccacaagaaaacagcaaaccTTTTACAGTGACAGTGTGCAGTGTCCATGAAAATCGCTGTACTGTCACCATCATTTATCACCATTATTGGTCCACTCTCCCCCAAAAATAGTTTGCATTTCAGTTATCACAACCTCATACAGCACAAGTCACATCGCACAAAAGGCAACAGGGATTTCGCTACTTGAATTCCAGAGCCGCAGGCTGCCCGTTTTGGGTAGATTTCTGCTAACAGCTCACGAGAGAGGATCCCTGGGATCCTGGCCCCTTTCCCTGGGCTCACCTTGATGTAAGGGATCCTGCTGGTGTAGGTGTAAATGCGAGTGTATGTGCGAGTGTTGGTGATGGTGAGGTGTCACGTTGAACATCTGGAGCCGCGCCAAGGGGTCGTTTGTCAGCGACGCCATCCGCTCAGCGTGTATTCTCTCTGCCGCCAGTCTGTCAGGGTAGCTCATTTCAGGCCGTAACTGGGGGCCTGCCAGCGCGAGTCTCTCTCTTTCCAGGGGGTTCAAACCCGGGTGGAAGGAAGCGAACGGGTGAGGTCCTGCTGTTGGGGGAATAGTCAGAGCGCCGTGCCTGGCAAAATGCTCCATGGGGTTCGTAGCTGGGTGCAGTGCATCGAGCTCTGGCGGCTTCACCTCAAAGCCAGGTTTCATCCTCTCTCTCAACTCCCTTTCCCGGATTTCTCGCTCCCGGATTTCCCGTTCTCGCAGCTCTCGTTCCCGAATGGTGGGATCCACGTTGTAGAGGCCAGGCATGTGGTAGGCCAGAAGCGGATCGGTGGGGTTCAGGGGGACGAAGAAGGGATGATTGCGGTTTGTTGGTGACATGACATGAGGACGGGCGTATTCACTCAGTGTTCGTAAAGCGGGTGTATCTGGGCCGATGTAAGGTGGTACGGCAGCAATGGTTGTCGGGGGAGGTTCGAATGAAGGTCTCATATGCGCTGGCCCGCTGAGCTGGGACTCTCCGAGACGACCTTCATGGGAGGAGCTGGATACCTTCTGCTGCACAGAACGGGGGAACCGAGGTTAGTTCAACTGGTCAACATGTCACAGCTACGGGCAACAGCTGCCACACATCACCCCAGACTGACGGTCCTGTCTGCAGTGTGTTCCTCCTCTCCACACTCACTTGTATCCTAAAACCTACTAAGCCCAAGGAAACTCATCTCTATGACGTGCAACACAACAAATCCCACTCCTGTCACATCAGGACTTCGCATCCTGCTCTCCCTTTTTGTaccagagcagcacagcacttcTGAGGAGGGCAACAAGCACAGTTCACCCAAGCAATCGCCCAAGGATCCCTACCCCAAAACAAAGTTCCCATACATGACACATCTCTTAATAGACAGATGCCATAACCTGATTTTTATAATCCTACAGAAACACGTCGCTATGATTCAGATCTCTGAAATGCACCACAGACTAGGAAGACTTCAGCACCTTCTTTTTCAGCATCAATAATGTCATTACCAACCTACCAATTCTGTGGGCCCGAAAGCAATCATTCCTTTCTGACAGGCCACAGAAAAAGGGATTAGTTGTACTGGCTCTTTATACCAAGACTGAAGTTTCGGTCTCCccataaaaataaagttacGTGCCTTTAACTAAGTCTACTTTGAATTTACAAAGTCTTCAGATGCCCCTTTTCCAGCAGACAGCACTCTTGTGCCTGCACAGTAGTACAAGATACACAAAGGCATTAACTAAATCTGCACAGAGTGTTTTTCTACTGCAAGGAAACATAAATACTTGGCTTAGTTatccccagctgtgctggcttCTCACACATCAGAAACAAACCAGGAGTAGAAATTTTCCACTTCCTTCAAAGAGGAGACAGTCGCAGGCAGGCTCTTCGCTACAAATACACGTACCGCAgctctttctgcttctctttcacGCTCCCgctccctctctctttccttctctttttctttttctctctccctctcttctctgGCTTTCTGTTCCGCTTCCCTTTTGGCCTTTTCAATGgcctcttctctcttcttggCCAGTTTTGATCCCGCCAGAGGCATGAAGTATAAGTCTGCTCTTGAGCATGAATTATAGCCACGGTCCAGGTGCTTATAGAACCTGaaagaaacaacacacaaaGAGCTTAGTCCTGGGAAAGATGCAAGAACCTGGGATTCAAGAACTGTATGTCAAAAAAACAAAGTGTCACTCTACACTTACACAATAGCACCACCAGCTGCCCTGAAAGCCATGAGAAAACTAATTGTACCGTATTACTCCGCAGACAAGCAGAGTATAAACCCCTCTTAAAATTACAAACTGCAATGCCCTGGCTGAAACAGCCCCATTCCAgcaaaaaaacagagcaaaatcaTCCTAGAAAGAAAGGCTGCTGAGGTGCACATGTAAAATACACCCAGCTCGCACAGGAGCTCATTTCTCAGCCTTTGGGAGCGTCCTGCTACACCGAAAAACGGAGCACATCAAAGCAGCACCTCGTACCGGGCTGACTGACTGGCGTGACTCGGTGTATCCACCACGGTAGGTTCTGGGGAAGGACTTCTGGGTGGAGGGGGAGGGCTTTCTGGTTCCTCGGCTTCATCCGGGACTTCTTCTTTGATTTGAATGGGCGGTAGCGTGCAGGCCGTCACCACCGGCACGTTTCCACCAGAAGCCGCCGACGTGGAGACCGAGGTCTGCAGCGGGATGCCAGGCACAGCGGGCGGCGTGGACGTGGAGGGGCAGGACGGAGGGGTGATGGAAGGTGGCCCTCCTGGGACAAAGGGGTGCTGAGAAAATGGGGGCTGGGAGGATACCTGATGGAGTCCAGACGGGGGGTGATTAGCAGGGGGGGGAAGGCTCTGGCTCTGCGTCAGCACGGGAGGCTGGGCTGGCGAAGACTGCAGCGGCTGGCTTTGGGGCAtcagctgcagaggaggagggtGCGCAGACGGAGGGTGATGAGTCGAGAGGGAGCTCAGAGGTTTTAAAGCGGGTGGCGGAGGCAAGTTGGAGTTCATCGAGAACGGAGAAGGGCCGGAGAGATGAGGAGGGTGCTTGTGGGACGGAGCAGTGGGGAGCTGCGGGATGGGGGTGGTAGGGGGAGGTTTGATATGCGGCATGGCCATGGGCGCGGGGGGCAGCGGCTGCTCCCGCGGGGGCTGCGCCTGCTGCAGGGAGCCGGCGCTCGGCAGGACGGGCTGCGCGACCTGGAGAGCCGAGTGAGAATGGGATGGGGCTTGTGTCTGAAGGGGAACCTGAGACTGAGATGACTgagtggggagggagaagggctGGGAAGGAACAGGATGAGGCAGGAGGGGCTGAGCCTGCAGGCCGTGAGGGGCCGGCTGGGCCTGGCCGTGCAGCGCGGGCTGCGAGTGCGGCTGCGAGGAGGCCGGGGCGGGCTGGCTCTGCGGGACGCTCAGGGGCTGCAGCGGCGGGTGCGGCGAGGGGAGTCTCTGGGGGTGCAGACTGGGGCCCTGCTGGATGTGGGAGTGCGGAGGCGGCGGCGCAGGGGCCTGGGGCTGCCCGGGGGGCTGGGATGCTGACGGCGAGACCTGCGGCGGGGCTGCAGTGGCGCTCGACGCCGCCGGCAGCGATGCTGGTAACTGCGCTGGTATGGGTGGCAtgggagggggagcctggccAGAAGCGCTCTGTGCCTGGAGCACTTGGGGCTGTGCCTGCAGCACTTGCTGTTGAGCGGATGAATCCGAGTCACTCTCATTGTCTtgggggctggggatgctgggggacGTGCTCCGGTTGTCCTGGTCGATGTCCTTGGGATCGCTGCTCCCTTCGTCGTTGACGCTGCGGCTGTCGGAGCTCTCGCCTTCGCCCTCGCCCTCCGAGGGAGAGTTCGGCCGGCTGATCTCCTGCAGGGAGAGGGGGAACAACAACCAGCGTGCATGAGGAAACTGCACAGAGAACACCACAGCATGCCGAAGGATGGAATCTATCACACGTGCTGTGCACACACAAGAGCAACTATCACCTTTTGAACCTCAGAGGTCTTAAAACTGCACGGGCAACATCAATATCCAAAGGGAGGGAGCAAAGACAACAGGTGGCCCTGCCTGAGCAGGGGGGTGGGCTAGATGACGTccatgtcccttccaacctcaaccattctgtgctTGTGTCATACGGAAAGCTCAGTGCCAGAATTCCCAAACCCTGCGCCCAGAGTGAACCTGCTCAGTCACACAGAGCTGAGAAGACATCCTGAAAGTACTTCAAACGAGCTCTGGGATCACTGCACTAAGACAACTCCAGAGCTGGTCTTCCAACTtgccacagaagaaggaaatttccattaaaaaaaaacaaggaggcAGCAGAAAAGAATCCAAGTGGACTCCTGTATAGTAGATActgatattaaaagaaaaaggacctCTGGACTTACCCTGCATCATTCCACTGTTTTGCAATAGAAAGAACATATTATAATATGGGTCGCTTTCCAGCCACAGATTAAGTTACAGTTTGCTGTGGCTTAAATTGATTtcatgtttttggtttgttacTGGGTTTGCACGCCCTCCCACTCTCAAACCAACCTCCTAAGTGAAAATATCCCTCCGTGGGACTCACTTGGGTTTTGGATTTCTTGGCGTTGGCCCTGTCGGGCTCCTCGGTGTCAGACGCCGCCTTCTCCCGCTGCCTCTTGGAGTTCTTGAGaggagaagaaacctcttcttttatcttctgccACAAAGGAAGCAGAACGCAAGTTACCAGTGACGTAAATGCAAAAGTAAACTGAGCACATGGCAGTGGCACCATATTTAATCCAAATAAACACAAAGAGTTCCTATGGAGCAATCTGACTTCTGCGGACAGAAACCCAAGGGTGGTTTGCGCATCCACCCTGCACGCATTTCTGACACAagccagaaggaaaaagggacatCAAGTGCAGCCTTAACCAGACTGAACTGTCAGCTTGCtctgaaaaatcaaacaaatataCTTCTCTTACTGGCTTTCTGTATGTAAGTTCAATTACTACATATTCATATTCCTTTGTAAACAAAGATTAAGTAttgcttaacaaaaaaaatcccccaaactgTCTACTTGTCTGATATATCCAGCATTTCTGATCTGCATTACTTCCGTGAGCCTAATGCTTGCATTTGCATCCAAAAATCAAAGGATTACTTTACTGTGAGAGCAGTGAGGTTATGTGGGGATGCTTTAATGGTTTTTATCACTGCACATCCTTACGTACAGGAACAAAGCATCAGTCCGATGCACCACTACATTGGTTTTTGCTTATCCACACAAGCAGGAATTTCCAGGTCACCCAGAGACTCCCTGACCCCGCAGAACCTCATTTA
This genomic interval from Columba livia isolate bColLiv1 breed racing homer chromosome 21, bColLiv1.pat.W.v2, whole genome shotgun sequence contains the following:
- the RERE gene encoding arginine-glutamic acid dipeptide repeats protein isoform X5, with protein sequence MTTTAPPRRSPRRRARRNHPRRSRGTREQTTVKSRPSSRRMMLYTGPESKRDHLLMNVKWYYRQSEVPDSVYQHLVQDRHNENDSGRELVITDPVIKNRELFISDYVDTYHAAALRGKCNISHFSDIFAAREFKARVDSFFYILGYNPETRRLNSTQGEIRVGPSHQAKLPDLQPFPSPDGDTVTQHEELVWMPGVNDCDLLMYLRAARSMAAFAGMCDGGSTEDGCVAASRDDTTLNALNTLHESNYDAGKALQRLVKKPVPKLIEKCWTEDEVKRFIKGLRQYGKNFFRIRKELLPNKETGELITFYYYWKKTPEAASSRAHRRHRRQAVFRRIKTRTASTPVNTPSRPPSSEFLDLSSASEDDFDSEDSEQELKGYACRHCFTTTSKDWHHGGRENILLCTDCRIHFKKYGELPPIEKPVDPPPFMFKPVKEEDDGLSGKHSMRTRRSRGSMSTLRSGRKKQPASPDGRTSPINEDIRSSGRNSPSAASTSSNDSKADSVKKSTKKIKEEVSSPLKNSKRQREKAASDTEEPDRANAKKSKTQEISRPNSPSEGEGEGESSDSRSVNDEGSSDPKDIDQDNRSTSPSIPSPQDNESDSDSSAQQQVLQAQPQVLQAQSASGQAPPPMPPIPAQLPASLPAASSATAAPPQVSPSASQPPGQPQAPAPPPPHSHIQQGPSLHPQRLPSPHPPLQPLSVPQSQPAPASSQPHSQPALHGQAQPAPHGLQAQPLLPHPVPSQPFSLPTQSSQSQVPLQTQAPSHSHSALQVAQPVLPSAGSLQQAQPPREQPLPPAPMAMPHIKPPPTTPIPQLPTAPSHKHPPHLSGPSPFSMNSNLPPPPALKPLSSLSTHHPPSAHPPPLQLMPQSQPLQSSPAQPPVLTQSQSLPPPANHPPSGLHQVSSQPPFSQHPFVPGGPPSITPPSCPSTSTPPAVPGIPLQTSVSTSAASGGNVPVVTACTLPPIQIKEEVPDEAEEPESPPPPPRSPSPEPTVVDTPSHASQSARFYKHLDRGYNSCSRADLYFMPLAGSKLAKKREEAIEKAKREAEQKAREEREREKEKEKEREREREREREAERAAQKVSSSSHEGRLGESQLSGPAHMRPSFEPPPTTIAAVPPYIGPDTPALRTLSEYARPHVMSPTNRNHPFFVPLNPTDPLLAYHMPGLYNVDPTIRERELREREIREREIRERELRERMKPGFEVKPPELDALHPATNPMEHFARHGALTIPPTAGPHPFASFHPGLNPLERERLALAGPQLRPEMSYPDRLAAERIHAERMASLTNDPLARLQMFNVTPHHHQHSHIHSHLHLHQQDPLHQGSAGPVHPLVDPLAAGPHLARFPYPPGTIPNPLLGQPPHEHEMLRHPVFGTPYPRDLPGAIPPPMSAAHQLQAMHAQSAELQRLAMEQQWLHGHPHMHGGHLPSQEDYYSRLKKEGDKQL
- the RERE gene encoding arginine-glutamic acid dipeptide repeats protein isoform X1, whose translation is MTADKEKDKDKEKDRDRDRDKERDKRDKARESENSRPRRSCTLEGGAKNYAESDHSEDEDNDNNSATTEESTKKSKKKPPKKKSRYERTDNGEITSFITEDDVVYRPGDCVYIESRRPNTPYFICSIQDFKLSKRDHLLMNVKWYYRQSEVPDSVYQHLVQDRHNENDSGRELVITDPVIKNRELFISDYVDTYHAAALRGKCNISHFSDIFAAREFKARVDSFFYILGYNPETRRLNSTQGEIRVGPSHQAKLPDLQPFPSPDGDTVTQHEELVWMPGVNDCDLLMYLRAARSMAAFAGMCDGGSTEDGCVAASRDDTTLNALNTLHESNYDAGKALQRLVKKPVPKLIEKCWTEDEVKRFIKGLRQYGKNFFRIRKELLPNKETGELITFYYYWKKTPEAASSRAHRRHRRQAVFRRIKTRTASTPVNTPSRPPSSEFLDLSSASEDDFDSEDSEQELKGYACRHCFTTTSKDWHHGGRENILLCTDCRIHFKKYGELPPIEKPVDPPPFMFKPVKEEDDGLSGKHSMRTRRSRGSMSTLRSGRKKQPASPDGRTSPINEDIRSSGRNSPSAASTSSNDSKADSVKKSTKKIKEEVSSPLKNSKRQREKAASDTEEPDRANAKKSKTQEISRPNSPSEGEGEGESSDSRSVNDEGSSDPKDIDQDNRSTSPSIPSPQDNESDSDSSAQQQVLQAQPQVLQAQSASGQAPPPMPPIPAQLPASLPAASSATAAPPQVSPSASQPPGQPQAPAPPPPHSHIQQGPSLHPQRLPSPHPPLQPLSVPQSQPAPASSQPHSQPALHGQAQPAPHGLQAQPLLPHPVPSQPFSLPTQSSQSQVPLQTQAPSHSHSALQVAQPVLPSAGSLQQAQPPREQPLPPAPMAMPHIKPPPTTPIPQLPTAPSHKHPPHLSGPSPFSMNSNLPPPPALKPLSSLSTHHPPSAHPPPLQLMPQSQPLQSSPAQPPVLTQSQSLPPPANHPPSGLHQVSSQPPFSQHPFVPGGPPSITPPSCPSTSTPPAVPGIPLQTSVSTSAASGGNVPVVTACTLPPIQIKEEVPDEAEEPESPPPPPRSPSPEPTVVDTPSHASQSARFYKHLDRGYNSCSRADLYFMPLAGSKLAKKREEAIEKAKREAEQKAREEREREKEKEKEREREREREREAERAAQKVSSSSHEGRLGESQLSGPAHMRPSFEPPPTTIAAVPPYIGPDTPALRTLSEYARPHVMSPTNRNHPFFVPLNPTDPLLAYHMPGLYNVDPTIRERELREREIREREIRERELRERMKPGFEVKPPELDALHPATNPMEHFARHGALTIPPTAGPHPFASFHPGLNPLERERLALAGPQLRPEMSYPDRLAAERIHAERMASLTNDPLARLQMFNVTPHHHQHSHIHSHLHLHQQDPLHQGSAGPVHPLVDPLAAGPHLARFPYPPGTIPNPLLGQPPHEHEMLRHPVFGTPYPRDLPGAIPPPMSAAHQLQAMHAQSAELQRLAMEQQWLHGHPHMHGGHLPSQEDYYSRLKKEGDKQL